TGCAGGGCTACACAGGCGCACAGCCCCCAACGAGCGCAGCCTTTGCAGACGGCATCGGGCATCATCGGCGCATGACCGCCTGGATCGATACCCACTGCCACCTCGACGCCCCCGAATTCGATGCCGACCGCAGCGCGGTACGCGCCCAGGCGGCGGCGCAAGGCGTCTGCCATTGCGTGATTCCGGCGGTAGAGCGCAGCAACTGGGACACCGTGCGGACGCTGGCGCACCAGCATGGGGACAGCTATGCGCTGGGCATTCATCCCCTCTGCACAGGGCGCGCCGAGGAGGAGGACCTGCAGCATCTGGCCCGGTATCTGGAGCAGCACCACGCAGACCCACGCCTGGTGGCGATTGGCGAAATCGGTCTCGATTACTTTGTGCCCGGCCTCGACCCGGTGCGCCAGGAGCGGTTTTACCGCGCGCAGCTGCAGCTGGCTCGGCGGTTTGACCTGCCGGTGATCCTGCATGTGCGACGCTCTGCCGACAAGCTGCTCAAGGGCCTGCGGGATGTGCCGGTGCGCGGTGGCATCGCCCATGCTTTCAATGGCAGCCTGCAGCAGGCGCAGGCGTTCATTGGCCTGGGCTTCAAGCTGGGATTTGGCGGTGCGGTGACCTATGACCGCGCCCTGCAGCTGCGCCGCCTGGCCACCGAGCTGCCCGGCGATGCGCTGGTGCTGGAGACCGATGCGCCCGACATTCCCCCCCACTGGCTTTACACCACGGCCGCAGAGCGCGCTGCCGGGCAGCCCCAGGGCCGCAACAGCCCGGGGGAACTACCCGGCATTGCGGCCGTGGTGGCCCAGCTGCGCGGCCAGCCTGTGGAGGCGCTGGCTGGCAGCACCCGGGCCAATGCGTTGGCCGCGTTGCCCCGGCTGGAGAGTCTGCTGGCAGACGCGCGGCCATCGCAGGGCGGATGAGAGACCGGCAAGAAAGATGAATGGGGAGAAATTTGGGAGTTCGACGCCCTGTGGCAAAGGGCCGACAGCTATCTTTTTTGTGCTGCCGGACGGGACTGACCGTCCTTTGGGGCCAAAATTGCCCCATGCCTCCAGCCCCTGTTGCCGCCGATCCGTCTGTGGCCGCCGCTCCTGACGCCGTCGGCCCATCCACGCGCTGGCTGGGCCTGCCGCCAGTGGCCGGTGCGCGCACCGTGGTGCTGGTGCTGGGCAGTTTCCCGGGGGCTGCGTCATTGCAAGCCCGCCAGTACTACGCGCACCCTCAGAACCACTTCTGGAAGATTCTGCAGGCCTTGTGGCCCCAGCATCCGTTGCCCCCGGCCGGGCCTGAGGGCTATGCGGACCGCTGCGCTTGGCTGCTGGATCGCGGCCTGGGTCTGTGGGACGTGTACCAGAGCTGCGAGCGCGAGGGCAGCCTGGACACCAGCATCCGCAACGCCCGGCTCAACGACTTTGCCGCGCTGCGCAGTGTGTGCCCTCAGCTGGCCGCGCTGGCGCACAACGGTGCGGAGAGTTTCCGGCACGCCCCGGCGGCGCTCGCCGCGCTGGGGGCTGCCGGGCAGCCGACGCGCTTGCTGCATGATGGGGGGAGGTCAGGCGCACGACCCATCGAGGCCGTGCGGCTGCCATCGACCAGCCCGGCCAACGCCTCCTGGAGTTTTGAACGTAAATTGACCGCCTGGGCCGATGTGATGGCCCGGCACGGATTGCTGTGAATGGCCCGTAAAAAAGAAACCTTGCAAGAGCTGCCGGAAGTCAGCGTGTCTGACGATGGCGAAGTGCGCCACCTGCACCTGGGCACACCCTGGATCCAGGGCTCCATGCGCATCGATGAGCCCTTTGCCCTGGAGCTGGAGTACGTGCAGCGCATGATGGCCTGGCTGCTGTTTGCCGACCTAGCGCAGGTGTCCAAGGGCCATGCCATGCAGCTGGGCCTGGGGGCGGGTGCCATCACCAAGTTCAGCCACAAGAAGCTGCGCATCTGCACCACCGCCATTGAGTTGAACCCACAGGTGCTGGCCGTGTGCCGCCAGTGGTTCAAGCTGCCGCCCGACGGCCCCAAGCTGCGCGTGGTGCTGGCCGACGCGTCCAAGGAGATCCAGAACCCCATGTGGTTGGGAACGGTGGATGCGCTGGCCGTGGACCTGTACGACCACGAGGCTGCGGCGCCCGTGCTCGACAGCCCCGACTTTTATGCCGACTGCCGCGCGCTGCTCACGGAAACAGGCTGCATGACCGTGAACCTGTTCGGCCGCGCGTCGAGCTTTGACCGCAGCCTGCAGAGCATGGCGCGAGCGTTTGGCGACGATGCGCTCTGGGCGTTCAAGCCCACACGCGAAGGCAACACGGTGGTGCTGGCGCAGCGCACCCCCACGCGGCCCAAGCGCGCGGAGCTGGCCGAAAAGGCTGAAGCGATCCAGGCGCGCTGGGACCTGCCCACTTCCAAATGGCTGCGGGTGTTCAAGCCCGTGAAGCCTTGAAAGGATTCTTGCAATGAATGCTCCCGTCGTGACGCCGGAACGGCTGAAATCGGCTTCGCACATTGGGCCTGTGGATTGGCGCCGTGTGGTGCAGTGGCTCAGTGATGACAAGGTGATCTCGCACGAGGAAGCGCAGCGCACCGTGGGCCGCTGTTCGCAGGCCGAGAGCTCTCAGCACGCCTTGGTGCGCTTGGCCAACGTGGCCATGGAGCGTGCGAGCGACGGCAAGCCGCTCGACATCGAGGCGCTGACTGAGTACCTGGCCCAGCGGGCGGGTCTGGCCTACATGCGCATCGACCCGCTCAAGGTGGATGTGGGCCGTGTGGCCGACAGCATGAGCGCCACCTATGCGGAACGCCACAAGGTGCTGCCCGTGCAGGTGACCAGCAAAGAAGTGGTGGTGGCCACGGCCGAGCCCTTCATCGACGACTGGGTGGCCGAGGTGGAGCGCCAGTCACGCAGATCTGTGCGCAGGGTGGTGGCCAACCCGCAGGACATTCACCGCTTCACGGCCGAATTTTTTGCACTCGCCAAGTCGGTGCGCGCGGCGCAGAAGGCTGGCGGCAACTCGGGGGGCAGCAGCTTTGAGCAACTGGTGGAGCTGGGCAAGAGCAACAAGCAGCTCGACGCCAACGACCAGGGTGTGGTCAAGGTGGTGGACTGGCTCTGGCAGTACGCGTTTGACCAGCGTGCCAGCGACATCCACCTGGAGCCGCGCCGCGACCAGGGCGTGATCCGGTTTCGCATCGACGGTGTGCTGCACCCGGTCTACCAGATGCCCATGGGTGTGCACAACGCCATGGTGGCCCGCATTAAGCTGCTGGGCCGCATCGACGTTGTGGAAAAGCGCCGCCCCCAGGACGGCCGCATCAAGACGCGCAACCAGCGGGGCGAAGAGGTGGAAATGCGCTTGTCCACCCTGCCCACGGCGTTTGGCGAAAAGATGGTCATGCGCATTTTCGACCCCGACAACGCGGTCAAGGACCTGGACGCCCTGGGCTTTGCGCAGCACGATGCACAGCGCTGGGAGGCGCTGGTCAAGCGCCCGCACGGCATCATCCTGGTGACCGGTCCCACAGGCTCGGGCAAGACGACCACGCTGTACTCCACCCTGAAGCGGGTGGCGACCGAAGAGGTCAACGTGAGCACGGTGGAAGACCCGATCGAAATGATCGAGCCCAGCTTCAACCAGACCCAGGTGCAGCCGCAGCTCGACTTCAACTTTGCCGAAGGCCTGCGCGCCCTCATGCGGCAGGACCCCGACATCATCATGGTGGGCGAAATCCGTGACCTGGAGACTGCCGAGATGGCCATCCAGGCCGCGCTGACCGGCCACCTGGTGTTCTCCACCTTGCACACCAACGATGCGCCCAGCGCCATCACCCGCATGATGGAGTTGGGGGTGCCGTCATACCTCATCAATGCCACCCTGCTGGGTGTGCTGGCCCAACGGCTGGTGCGCACGCTGTGCAAGCAGTGCAAACAAAAGGACGAGTCCGCAAGTCGCGAGGCGCTGACCGAGGTGGTCAAGCCCTGGAAGATCAGCGGCAGCTACCACCCGTACAAGCCGGTCGGCTGCGTGGATTGCCGCATGGGCGGTTTCCGAGGCCGCATGGGGCTGTATGAATTGCTCACCGTCAGTGAGGCGCTCAAGGACAAGATCACCCAGGCGCCTTCCATTGATGTGCTGCGTCGGCAGGCTGTGCAGGACGGCATGCGTCCCCTACGCTTGGCGGGCGCGCTGCGCGTGGCCGAGGGGCTGACCACGATGGAGGAGGTGATTGCCGCCACACCGCCCTTGGAGTGAGCGAAGGGGAGGGGCGGTCATTCCTCTGCGGTTGGCCAGCCGTCTTCCAGAGTGGTTTTCGAGACAGTCTCCTGGGCGACTCGCCCGGTGGTGCATGCTTGCCAGGCGTTACCGGATGTAGGTGGAATCCACATCGCGCCGCCCCCTCCTTGCCAGCACAATCGCGCAGTCGAGAATTCCGTCAAGGAGACAATTCGTGAAAATCAAGAGTAACAAAGACTTTGCGTCCGGGCTCATGTTCATGGGCGTCGGTACCGCATTTGCGTGGGGCGCGACCACCTACAACGTAGGGACCGGCGCGCGCATGGGCCCTGGCTACTTCCCGTTGCTGCTGGGCATTTTGCTGGCCATCATTGGTCTGGTGATCACTTTCAAGGCGATGACCGTGGAAACCGCCGATGGCGACAAGATCGGCAAATGGGCCTGGAAGCCGCTGTTCTTCATCCTGGCAGCCAACTTTGCCTTCGGCATTCTGCTGGGCGGCTTGCCCAGCCTGGGCATCCCGGCCATGGGTCTCATCGTGGGCATCTATGCACTGACCTTCATCTCCAGCCTGGCTGGCAATGAGTTCAATGCCAAGGGTGTGTTTGTTCTGGCCACCGTGCTCGCCATCGGCAGCTATGTGGCTTTTGTGTGGGCGCTCAAGCTGCAGTTTCCTGTGTGGCCGAGTTTCATCGCAGGTTAAGCAGGAGCACCGACCATGGATTTGATTAACAACTTGTCGTTGGGTTTTGGTGTTGCGTTCACCTTCCAGAACCTGATTTACTGTTTTGTCGGCTGTTTGCTCGGTACGCTGATCGGCGTGCTGCCAGGCATCGGCCCCGTGGCGACCATCGCCATGCTGTTGCCCGCCACCTATGCGCTGCCCCCCGTGGCTGCGCTGATCATGCTGGCCGGTATCTACTACGGCGCCCAGTACGGCGGTTCGACCACCGCCATCCTGGTGAACCTGCCCGGTGAGTCTTCGTCGGTGGTGACCGTGATCGACGGCTACCAGATGGCCCGCAAGGGCCGGGCGGGGCCCGCGCTGGCGGCTGCAGGTTTGGGCTCGTTCTTCGCAGGTTGCGTGGGTACGCTGATCCTGGCGGCCTTTGCGCCTCCGTTGACGGAAGTCGCGTTCAAGTTCGGTCCTGCCGAATACTTCTCGCTGATGGTGCTGGGTCTGATCGGTGCCGTGGTGCTGGCCTCGGGTTCGCTGCTCAAGGCGGTGGCCATGATCGTGCTGGGCCTGCTGATGGGCTTGGTGGGTACCGACGTGAACTCGGGTGTGGCCCGTTTCAGCTTCGATATCCCTGAGCTGACCGACGGCATCGGCTTCGTGACCATCGCCATGGGCGTGTTCGGTTACGGTGAAATCATCGCCAACCTGTCGCGTCCTGATGAAGACCGTGAAGTGTTTACAGCCGAGGTGCAGGGCCTGTTCCCGACCAAGGAAGATTTCAAGCGCATGTTTCCTGCAGTGCTGCGTGGTACTGCATTGGGCTCAGCCCTGGGTATCTTGCCTGGCGGCGGTGCGTTGCTCTCTGCCTTCGCTGCTTACACCATCGAGAAGAAAACGAAACTGCACCCTGGTGAGGTGCCTTTTGGTCAGGGCAATATCCGCGGCGTAGCGGCCCCTGAGTCGGCCAACAATGCCGGTTCGCAGACTTCGTTCATCCCGCTGCTGACGCTGGGTATTCCTCCCAACGCCGTGATGGCGCTGATGGTGGGTGCCATGACCATCCACAACATCCAGCCTGGTCCCCAGGTGATGACGAGCAACCCCGAACTGTTCTGGGGCCTGATCGCCTCGATGTGGATCGGCAATGCGATGCTGGTGATCCTGAACCTGCCGCTGATCGGTATCTGGATCAAGCTGCTCACCGTGCCTTACCGCTGGCTGTACCCGTCCATCGTGCTGTTCTGCGCGGTGGGTGTGTATTCCACCAACAACAACACCTGGGATATCTGGATGGTGGGTGGCTTCGGTCTGGTGGGCTATATCTTCCACAAGCTGGGCACCGAGCCTGCACCATTGCTGCTGGGCTTCATCCTCGGCCCGATGATGGAAGAGAACCTGCGCCGTGCGCTGCTGCTGTCGCGTGGCGACTGGAGCGTGTTTGTCACTCGTCCGCTGTCGGCTGGTCTGCTGGCTGCTGCGGCTTTGTTGCTCATCATCGTGCTGCTGCCCGCCGTGAAGAACAAGCGCGAAGAAGCCTTCGTGGAAGACTGATCCTTCTCTGCGGACTTTCTCACCCTGACCAACGGCACCTTCGGGTGCCGTTGTTTTTTGGGCAGTGGCGTCCACATGGCACGGCTGTCGGCGGTACACAATTGCGGGCAGAGGTCCGCATGTCCACACCCTTTCATCCCACGCAGCATCCCCACCGGGCGATGCTGCACAACGAAATCCACGCCCGCCCGCCCGAGGCGATGAATGCGCCGCTGGCCATCGCACACGTCGTCATGCTGGCCGATGCCGCCGGTCGCGAGGCGAGCCGGGCCCATGTGGCCGCGCTGCTGCGGGACCATCACATGGCGCTGCCTGATGCACAGACCACCCACCTGCGCATGGATCTGGGCGCTTTTCGCCTGCGGTGGGAGCTGCACACCGAGTTTGTCACCTGGACCTTCATGGTCCCGGCGCCGGTCGAGGCTTTTGGAGAGCGGGAGCCGGTCAGTGCGGTGGACTCCGTGCCCCGCGACTGGCTGGCCGCGTTGCCGGGCCAGTGCCTGTGCAGTCTGAACCTCTGGGTGCTGCCCACCCATACGTTTGGCTCGGGCTCGCTGGTCAAGCATGTGCTGCATGAGGACACGCTGGTGGCGTCCACCGTGGCCGATGGCCATGGCGAGGTGTACACCGACTTCGCGATCCATGCCGACGGTTTCTCGCGCATGGTGTTGCTAGCGGGTGGTATGACACCCAGGCGCCTGGGGCGCTTGGTGCAGCGCCTGCTGGAGATAGAGACCTACCGCATGGCCGCTTTGCTGGGCCTGCCGGCCGCCCGCGAGGCAGCCAGCGTGCTGGCCTTTGCCGAGCGTGAACTGGCGGCGCTGGCTGAAGCCATCCGCACAGCCAACCGCGACGACGAGCCTGCTTTGCTGGACCGGCTGACGCGCCTGGCTGGGCAGGTGGAGAGCCAATACGCAGCCACACATTCGCGTTTCTCGGCCAGCAGCGCCTACTTTGAATTGCTGGACCGCCGCATCCAGGACATTGCCGAGTCGCGTCTGGCGGGCATGCAGACCATCCGCGAGTTCATGGACCGGCGCCTGACCCCCGCGCGCAGCACCTGCGAGTGGGCGACCCGGCGGCAGGATGCGCTGTCGCAGCGGGTATCGCGCATGAGCAACCTGCTGCGCACCCGGGTAGAGATCGAGCAGCAGCAAAGCAGCCAGGCGCTGCTGACCACCATGAACCACCGGCAGGATTTGCAGTTGCAGATGCAGTCCACGGTGGAGGGCTTGTCCGTGGCGGCCATTACCTATTACATCGTCGGGCTCGTCAGCTATCTGGCGAAGGGCGCGCAAAAGCTGGGGTGGCCGTTGTCGCCGGAGACCACGGCAGCCCTGGCGATTCCCGTGGTGGCGGCCGGGGTGTGGTGGTCACTGCGGCGCCTGCACCAGCGGGTGTTCCACAAACACCGCTGAGGGCGCAGGTGGTGATCGGCCGGACTGCGCGGGAACTCGTTGAACCCGTGCGCCATCGCTGATCAAGGGGTCGCCCGCACAGAGGTTCGATGGCCTGCTGCCGTCGCATCGTGTCACACTGGGTGCACCTTTCTGACGCCCTTTGACCGGCAGACCATCCACCGGGCGATTCGCACCCCTGCATATCCGTGACCACTGAAAAGAAGAGCATTGCGACCGGCCTGGTGCTGGCATTCCTAGGCTCCATCGCCTTTAGCGGCAAGGCCATCATCGTCAAGCTGGCCTACCGCTATGGGGTGGATGCGGTCACGCTCATCATGTACCGCATGCTGTTTGCACTGCCCATCTTTGCCGTCATGGCGTGGTGGGCGAGTCGGGGCAAGCCACCGCTTACCCGCAAGGACTGGCTGGGCGTGCTGGGCCTCGGGGTCACGGGCTACTACCTGGCGAGTTTTCTCGACTTTGCGGGGTTGGCCTACATCAGCGCCAGCCTGGAGCGGCTGATCCTGTACCTCAACCCCACCCTGGTCGTATTACTGGGCTGGATGCTGTATGGGCGTGGCATCCGCTGGGCCCAGGCTGCCGGCATGCTGGTGAGCTACAGCGGCGTGGTGCTGGTCTTCGGGCACGAGGCCAACCTGCAGGGCACCAACGCCGCGTGGGGCACGTTGCTGGTGTTCCTGAGCGCAGTCAGTTACGCCATCTACCTGGTCTATAGCGGTGAGATGGTGCAGCGCCTCGGTTCGCTGCGGTTGGTGGGGCTGGCGACCACGGTGGCATGCCTGTGCTGCCTGCTGCAGTTTGTGGTGCTGCGCCCATTGAGTGCTGCGGTGGTGGCCCCGGAGGTGATCTGGTTGTCGGTGCTCAACGCCACCCTTTGCACGGCCGCGCCTGTGCTGATGGTGATGATGGCCATCGAGCGCATTGGCGCGGGCATGGCCGCTCAAACCGGCATGGTGGGCCCGTTGTCCACCATCCTCATGGGCGTGTGGATTTTGGGGGAGCCCTTCACGGCGTGGGTGGCTGCGGGGACGGTGCTGGTGATGACGGGCATTTTCATTTTCACCCGCATGGCGCGCAGGCCCTGACAGACCCCATCCCGCAGCCCTCTCGGGTCCTGGGATAGGGGCAGTCTGGTTGGTCTTTACGACGTCTTCTTCTTTGGGGCTGCTTTGCGGACTGGCGCCTCAGCAGGTGCTGTGGGTGACGGCACCGCTGCAGCAGCAGGGGCTGCCTTGGGGCTCATGCGCTGGGCTACCGTCACGGGGGCCGTGCCGGTGAAACCATCGAGGTTCTTGCCCATGGCCAGCTCCAGCTGCTCCAGGCGAGCCTGTGCTGGTGGGTGCGTGGCCAGTGCCAGCGTGAACGCCGGGTTGTCTGGCGTGGCGGTGCGCAGCTGCTGCAGCACCGACACCAGTCCGTAGGGGTCGAAGCCTGCACGGGTGGCCAGGGCCACGCCGGTGCGGTCGGCGTCGTACTCATCGGTCTGGTCCAGGCCGCGCGCATACAAGTTGCGTCCCAGTGCCAAAAATTGCGAGGCCACCATGTTGCCCACAGCGTTGGTCTTGATCTGCGACGCCAACAACTGCGTCAGCATGCCGGATTGGGCCGTCTTGCGGATGGCCAGCAGGTGGTGCTTGGCCGTGACATGGGTGATTTCGTGGGCGAGGATGCCCGCCAGTTCGGCCTCGTCGGCACAACGGTCAATCAGCCCCTTGGTAACGAACACATAACCCCCTGGGGCCGCAAAGGCGTTGTAGCCGGGGTCGTCCAGCACCACAAACGTCCAGGGCAGGTTGGGGCGGGGGGATTGCAGGCTGATCCAGCGTCCCAACTGGTTCACGTAGCGTTGCAGCGCCATGTCGGGGTGCAAGGGCTTGCTGCCCAGCAGCACGGCCGACAGCTGCCGGCCGATCTCGATCTCGCGGGGCTCGTCAATGCTCTCGACCGAACGGGTGAGCATACTGATGAGGTCATCCCCCTGGCCTGCGGGTGCGCCCCCGCCGGTGATAGCGCCCAGGAGGCCGCCGCCCGTGTTGCTGGTGGTGCTGCCACCGCCACCGAGGGCGTTGAGCAGGTTCATGACTCCCTGGCTCTGCCCCTGGCTGGGCAGCAGGGTCAGGGCCAGGGCGGTGCAGGCCGTTGCGATCAGCCGGATGCGGGGAAGGGAATGGGGCAGGCGCATGGCAGCTCTCGCTCAGTTGGGGCTGAAATTGGGGTCGGACGGATTGTTGGACGAGCCTGTCGCTCCCGATCCGCCGCTGGAGGAGGGCCGGGGCGGTTCGGCCAGCGGGGCGACGTTGCGTGGCTGCAGCGACGCATTGCTGGCGAACTGGCGGGCCTGGTCGGCATTCACGCGCAGACCCTCGGCCTGGGTCACCGCCGCAGGGTTGGGTTGTGCCTTCGCGATGTCTTCAGCGCCCAGACCCCGGATACCCACGGTGGAGGTGGCGGTGGCGGTACTGCCGCTGTTGTTGCCAAACAGGCTTCCCAAACCGCGAATTCCGCTGGTGGCGGCGTTTCCACTGGTGGGTGCAGCGCCGGACTGAGGGCCCAGGTCAAACATGTGAACCCAGCCTGTGGCGCCTTGGGGGGTGCTGACCTTGGTCCATGGGCCCTTGCGCTCGCTGGTTCGCGTGACCACCGCATTGGCTTCCAGGGGCGCCACGCTGGCACCGCTTTCTGCGGGACTGTCCCTCAGCTGGGTCGCGCGTTTGACTACGGCTGCCTCCTGGGCATGTGCGGGGGCAGCCAACAAGGGCAGTAAGGCCATCGCGGCCGATGCCAGCCAAGAGGCCAGGG
Above is a window of Acidovorax sp. KKS102 DNA encoding:
- a CDS encoding DNA-deoxyinosine glycosylase, which translates into the protein MPPAPVAADPSVAAAPDAVGPSTRWLGLPPVAGARTVVLVLGSFPGAASLQARQYYAHPQNHFWKILQALWPQHPLPPAGPEGYADRCAWLLDRGLGLWDVYQSCEREGSLDTSIRNARLNDFAALRSVCPQLAALAHNGAESFRHAPAALAALGAAGQPTRLLHDGGRSGARPIEAVRLPSTSPANASWSFERKLTAWADVMARHGLL
- a CDS encoding GspE/PulE family protein, with product MNAPVVTPERLKSASHIGPVDWRRVVQWLSDDKVISHEEAQRTVGRCSQAESSQHALVRLANVAMERASDGKPLDIEALTEYLAQRAGLAYMRIDPLKVDVGRVADSMSATYAERHKVLPVQVTSKEVVVATAEPFIDDWVAEVERQSRRSVRRVVANPQDIHRFTAEFFALAKSVRAAQKAGGNSGGSSFEQLVELGKSNKQLDANDQGVVKVVDWLWQYAFDQRASDIHLEPRRDQGVIRFRIDGVLHPVYQMPMGVHNAMVARIKLLGRIDVVEKRRPQDGRIKTRNQRGEEVEMRLSTLPTAFGEKMVMRIFDPDNAVKDLDALGFAQHDAQRWEALVKRPHGIILVTGPTGSGKTTTLYSTLKRVATEEVNVSTVEDPIEMIEPSFNQTQVQPQLDFNFAEGLRALMRQDPDIIMVGEIRDLETAEMAIQAALTGHLVFSTLHTNDAPSAITRMMELGVPSYLINATLLGVLAQRLVRTLCKQCKQKDESASREALTEVVKPWKISGSYHPYKPVGCVDCRMGGFRGRMGLYELLTVSEALKDKITQAPSIDVLRRQAVQDGMRPLRLAGALRVAEGLTTMEEVIAATPPLE
- a CDS encoding tripartite tricarboxylate transporter TctB family protein, producing MKIKSNKDFASGLMFMGVGTAFAWGATTYNVGTGARMGPGYFPLLLGILLAIIGLVITFKAMTVETADGDKIGKWAWKPLFFILAANFAFGILLGGLPSLGIPAMGLIVGIYALTFISSLAGNEFNAKGVFVLATVLAIGSYVAFVWALKLQFPVWPSFIAG
- a CDS encoding DUF3422 family protein is translated as MSTPFHPTQHPHRAMLHNEIHARPPEAMNAPLAIAHVVMLADAAGREASRAHVAALLRDHHMALPDAQTTHLRMDLGAFRLRWELHTEFVTWTFMVPAPVEAFGEREPVSAVDSVPRDWLAALPGQCLCSLNLWVLPTHTFGSGSLVKHVLHEDTLVASTVADGHGEVYTDFAIHADGFSRMVLLAGGMTPRRLGRLVQRLLEIETYRMAALLGLPAAREAASVLAFAERELAALAEAIRTANRDDEPALLDRLTRLAGQVESQYAATHSRFSASSAYFELLDRRIQDIAESRLAGMQTIREFMDRRLTPARSTCEWATRRQDALSQRVSRMSNLLRTRVEIEQQQSSQALLTTMNHRQDLQLQMQSTVEGLSVAAITYYIVGLVSYLAKGAQKLGWPLSPETTAALAIPVVAAGVWWSLRRLHQRVFHKHR
- a CDS encoding tripartite tricarboxylate transporter permease, with product MDLINNLSLGFGVAFTFQNLIYCFVGCLLGTLIGVLPGIGPVATIAMLLPATYALPPVAALIMLAGIYYGAQYGGSTTAILVNLPGESSSVVTVIDGYQMARKGRAGPALAAAGLGSFFAGCVGTLILAAFAPPLTEVAFKFGPAEYFSLMVLGLIGAVVLASGSLLKAVAMIVLGLLMGLVGTDVNSGVARFSFDIPELTDGIGFVTIAMGVFGYGEIIANLSRPDEDREVFTAEVQGLFPTKEDFKRMFPAVLRGTALGSALGILPGGGALLSAFAAYTIEKKTKLHPGEVPFGQGNIRGVAAPESANNAGSQTSFIPLLTLGIPPNAVMALMVGAMTIHNIQPGPQVMTSNPELFWGLIASMWIGNAMLVILNLPLIGIWIKLLTVPYRWLYPSIVLFCAVGVYSTNNNTWDIWMVGGFGLVGYIFHKLGTEPAPLLLGFILGPMMEENLRRALLLSRGDWSVFVTRPLSAGLLAAAALLLIIVLLPAVKNKREEAFVED
- a CDS encoding TatD family hydrolase, whose protein sequence is MTAWIDTHCHLDAPEFDADRSAVRAQAAAQGVCHCVIPAVERSNWDTVRTLAHQHGDSYALGIHPLCTGRAEEEDLQHLARYLEQHHADPRLVAIGEIGLDYFVPGLDPVRQERFYRAQLQLARRFDLPVILHVRRSADKLLKGLRDVPVRGGIAHAFNGSLQQAQAFIGLGFKLGFGGAVTYDRALQLRRLATELPGDALVLETDAPDIPPHWLYTTAAERAAGQPQGRNSPGELPGIAAVVAQLRGQPVEALAGSTRANALAALPRLESLLADARPSQGG
- a CDS encoding SH3 domain-containing protein; translated protein: MIRLHCRALASWLASAAMALLPLLAAPAHAQEAAVVKRATQLRDSPAESGASVAPLEANAVVTRTSERKGPWTKVSTPQGATGWVHMFDLGPQSGAAPTSGNAATSGIRGLGSLFGNNSGSTATATSTVGIRGLGAEDIAKAQPNPAAVTQAEGLRVNADQARQFASNASLQPRNVAPLAEPPRPSSSGGSGATGSSNNPSDPNFSPN
- a CDS encoding DMT family transporter, with protein sequence MTTEKKSIATGLVLAFLGSIAFSGKAIIVKLAYRYGVDAVTLIMYRMLFALPIFAVMAWWASRGKPPLTRKDWLGVLGLGVTGYYLASFLDFAGLAYISASLERLILYLNPTLVVLLGWMLYGRGIRWAQAAGMLVSYSGVVLVFGHEANLQGTNAAWGTLLVFLSAVSYAIYLVYSGEMVQRLGSLRLVGLATTVACLCCLLQFVVLRPLSAAVVAPEVIWLSVLNATLCTAAPVLMVMMAIERIGAGMAAQTGMVGPLSTILMGVWILGEPFTAWVAAGTVLVMTGIFIFTRMARRP
- a CDS encoding M48 family metalloprotease; the protein is MRLPHSLPRIRLIATACTALALTLLPSQGQSQGVMNLLNALGGGGSTTSNTGGGLLGAITGGGAPAGQGDDLISMLTRSVESIDEPREIEIGRQLSAVLLGSKPLHPDMALQRYVNQLGRWISLQSPRPNLPWTFVVLDDPGYNAFAAPGGYVFVTKGLIDRCADEAELAGILAHEITHVTAKHHLLAIRKTAQSGMLTQLLASQIKTNAVGNMVASQFLALGRNLYARGLDQTDEYDADRTGVALATRAGFDPYGLVSVLQQLRTATPDNPAFTLALATHPPAQARLEQLELAMGKNLDGFTGTAPVTVAQRMSPKAAPAAAAVPSPTAPAEAPVRKAAPKKKTS